In Perca fluviatilis chromosome 14, GENO_Pfluv_1.0, whole genome shotgun sequence, a genomic segment contains:
- the LOC120572841 gene encoding asialoglycoprotein receptor 2-like, translated as MADYYNEREQDSSTLWIKEPVSVSLSAVSRFRRWLFPALTATFILVLIIALGASNTKTWNRLWSVEQSVSNLSHVIQSLNTSLQHAQETSKQVHQLQVAMDNNKNELMSVAEALKQLAVIDSLSRSVYSLKCSLERIINNSSAESMCCPPGWDEFGSSCYFFSRDSRSWNESRVWCEKRNAHLLILQDDKTWDFVTRRTVPLVYWVGLSDWRTGRWEWINQTPYTMERRRWEIGQPDSWTEHGLGPGDEDCAQLYYTGRLNDIHCSTAMRYICQKHGTHA; from the exons ATGGCAGACTACTACAACGAGAGGGAACAGGACAGCAGCACTCTCTGGATCAAAG AGcctgtatctgtctctctctcagctgtctCCAGGTTCAGACGCTGGTTGTTTCCTGCTCTGACAGCTACATTCATCCTGGTTCTGATCATAGCACTGGGAGCTAGCA ACACGAAGACATGGAATCGTCTGTGGTCTGTGGAGCAGAGTGTCAGCAACCTGAGCCACGTCATCCAATCACTGAACACCTCTCTGCAGCACGCTcagg AAACATCTAAGCAGGTTCACCAGCTGCAGGTTGCTatggacaacaacaaaaacgagCTCATGTCAG tggcCGAGGCGTTGAAGCAGCTGGCAGTCATCGACTCTCTCAGCCGGAGCGTCTATTCGCTCAAATGTTCCCTCGAACGGATCATCAAcaata gctcTGCAGAGAGCATGTGTTGTCCTCCAGGTTGGGATGAGTTTGGTTCCAGCTGCTACTTCTTCAGCCGTGACTCTCGGTCCTGGAACGAGTCCAGAGTCTGGTGTGAGAAACGCAACGCTCACCTGCTCATACTGCAGGACGACAAGACCTGG gacTTTGTGACTCGTCGTACGGTTCCCCTGGTGTACTGGGTGGGTCTGTCTGACTGGAGAACCGGCCGCTGGGAGTGGATCAACCAGACACCGTACACCATGGAGCGCAG GCGCTGGGAGATCGGTCAGCCTGACAGCTGGACCGAACACGGTCTCGGCCCCGGAGACGAAGACTGTGCTCAACTGTATTACACTGGACGCCTCAACGACATCCACTGCTCCACCGCCATGCGCTACATCTGCCAGAAACACGGCACGCACGCCTGA
- the LOC120572831 gene encoding zinc finger protein 239-like isoform X1, whose translation MEEDDQTQEQRSTEVPRRPAADWDSDSSQVQKPRGGEGPRPHDCQRCAKSFTTSAYLKLHQRVHTGEKPYSCDHCGAAFTQQSNLKRHERIHTGEKPYSCDQCVSAFTQKGYLKLHQRMHTGENLHSCDQCEAAFTQQYHLKIHQRIHTGEKPFNCGLCGKTFSQSGHLESHRRVHTGDKPYSCEQCGKTFSESCNFKKHQRIHTVEKPYSSDQCEAASTRPSYLKNHQRIHTREKPYSCDQCEAAFTRPSHLKIHQRIHTGEKPYWCVQCGKTFSESGNLKKHQRIHTAS comes from the exons atggaggaggacgACCAGACCCAGGAGCAGCGGAGCACCGAGGTCCCCagaagaccagcagcagactgggactctgataGCAGCCAGGTTCAG aaaccgagaggaggagaaggaccCAGACCACACGACTGTCAACGCTGTGCCAAATCTTTCACAACatctgcatatttaaagcttcatcagagagttcacactggagagaaaccgtacagctgtgatcattgtggggcagctttcacacaacagaGTAACCTAAAAAGACATGAACGTATTCACAcgggagagaagccgtacagctgtgatcaatgtgtgTCAGCTTTCACACAAAAGGGATACCTTAAATTACATCAACGCATGCACACTGGAGAGAATttacacagctgtgatcaatgtgaggcagctttcacacagcaGTATCACCTAAAAATAC atcaacgcattcacactggagaaaaacctttcaatTGTGGTTTATGTGgtaaaaccttttctcagagtGGTCACCTTGAAAGCcaccgacgtgttcacactggagataaaccttacagctgtgaacaatgtgggaaaactttttctgAGAGTTGTAACTTTAAAAagcaccagcgcattcacactgtagagaagccgtacagctctGATCAATGTGAGGCAGCTTCCACACGACCGAGTTACCTAAAAaaccatcaacgcattcacactagagagaagccttacagctgtgatcaatgtgagGCAGCTTTCACACGACCGAGTCACCTAAAaatacatcaacgcattcacactggagagaagccgtactggtgtgttCAATGTGGGAAAACCTTTTCTGAGAGTGGTAACCTTAAAAaacaccagcgcattcacactgcctcGTGA
- the LOC120572831 gene encoding zinc finger protein 583-like isoform X2, with translation MEEDDQTQEQRSTEVPRRPAADWDSDSSQVQKPRGGEGPRPHDCQRCAKSFTTSAYLKLHQRVHTGEKPYSCDHCGAAFTQQSNLKRHERIHTGEKPYSCDQCVSAFTQKGYLKLHQRMHTGENLHSCDQCEAAFTQQYHLKIHQRIHTGEKPYWCVQCGKTFSESGNLKKHQRIHTAS, from the exons atggaggaggacgACCAGACCCAGGAGCAGCGGAGCACCGAGGTCCCCagaagaccagcagcagactgggactctgataGCAGCCAGGTTCAG aaaccgagaggaggagaaggaccCAGACCACACGACTGTCAACGCTGTGCCAAATCTTTCACAACatctgcatatttaaagcttcatcagagagttcacactggagagaaaccgtacagctgtgatcattgtggggcagctttcacacaacagaGTAACCTAAAAAGACATGAACGTATTCACAcgggagagaagccgtacagctgtgatcaatgtgtgTCAGCTTTCACACAAAAGGGATACCTTAAATTACATCAACGCATGCACACTGGAGAGAATttacacagctgtgatcaatgtgaggcagctttcacacagcaGTATCACCTAAAAATAC atcaacgcattcacactggagagaagccgtactggtgtgttCAATGTGGGAAAACCTTTTCTGAGAGTGGTAACCTTAAAAaacaccagcgcattcacactgcctcGTGA